A DNA window from Allokutzneria albata contains the following coding sequences:
- a CDS encoding response regulator transcription factor — translation MRIVIAEDDALLREGLTHLLRAEGIEVSSAVDNPADLLTAVAEDRPDVAVVDVRMPPSFTDEGLRAAVEARRLHPGLAVLVLSAHVEDSYAAELLADGSGGVGYLLKERVGKVEDFLDALQRVAAGGTAMDPEVVSQLLVRRRADDPLHGLTPREREVLALMAEGHSNATIAGALVVSDSAVHKHIGNIFAKLQLPATDAGHRRVLAVLAYLRA, via the coding sequence GTGCGCATTGTGATCGCCGAGGACGACGCCCTGCTCCGGGAAGGTCTGACCCATCTGCTGCGGGCGGAGGGCATCGAGGTCAGCTCCGCCGTGGACAACCCCGCCGACCTGCTCACCGCCGTCGCCGAGGACCGGCCGGACGTGGCGGTGGTGGATGTGCGCATGCCACCGAGCTTCACCGACGAGGGGCTGCGCGCGGCGGTCGAGGCGCGGCGGCTGCACCCGGGCCTGGCGGTGCTCGTGCTGTCGGCGCACGTCGAGGACAGCTACGCCGCCGAGTTGCTGGCCGACGGCAGCGGAGGAGTCGGGTACCTGCTGAAGGAGCGCGTGGGCAAGGTCGAGGACTTCCTCGACGCGTTGCAGCGCGTGGCCGCGGGCGGGACCGCGATGGACCCCGAGGTGGTCTCGCAGCTTCTCGTGCGTCGCCGGGCGGACGACCCGTTGCACGGGCTGACTCCGCGAGAGCGGGAGGTGCTGGCGTTGATGGCCGAGGGCCACTCCAACGCGACGATCGCGGGCGCACTGGTCGTCAGCGACAGTGCCGTGCACAAGCACATCGGCAACATCTTCGCGAAACTCCAGCTGCCCGCGACCGACGCGGGGCACCGGAGGGTGCTGGCGGTCCTCGCCTACCTCCGGGCCTGA
- a CDS encoding TetR/AcrR family transcriptional regulator codes for MPPVDDLTARARIRDAALAEFGARGFAGATIRGIAERAGFSPALVQHHFGTKDGLRAVCDAHVLEYFREHTASGIGDGRVGDASFIAEVYASSPPVVHYLARALVDGSPAAATVFDELVKLTERYLVDRPGLADARTRAIVFTGMRLGALVLHDHVSRLLGADMFSGEAAPRIGRATLDIVAPELLPEGLSARVREALERYEEGQGR; via the coding sequence ATGCCACCAGTCGATGACCTCACCGCTCGGGCCCGCATCCGCGACGCCGCGCTGGCCGAGTTCGGTGCACGGGGCTTCGCGGGCGCCACGATCCGGGGGATCGCCGAGCGCGCGGGCTTCTCCCCGGCGTTGGTGCAGCACCACTTCGGCACGAAGGACGGGCTGCGGGCCGTGTGCGACGCGCACGTGCTGGAGTACTTCCGCGAGCACACCGCCTCCGGCATCGGGGACGGCCGCGTCGGCGACGCGTCGTTCATCGCGGAGGTGTACGCGAGCTCCCCGCCGGTCGTGCACTACCTGGCGCGGGCGCTGGTCGACGGCTCGCCCGCGGCGGCCACGGTGTTCGACGAGCTGGTGAAGCTCACCGAGCGCTACCTGGTCGACCGCCCGGGCCTCGCCGACGCGCGGACCAGGGCCATCGTCTTCACCGGCATGCGGCTGGGCGCGCTCGTGCTGCACGACCACGTCTCCAGGCTGCTGGGCGCCGACATGTTCAGCGGCGAGGCCGCGCCCCGGATCGGCCGGGCCACGCTCGACATCGTCGCGCCCGAACTCCTCCCGGAGGGCCTGTCCGCCCGGGTTCGCGAAGCGCTCGAACGCTACGAGGAAGGACAGGGCCGATGA
- a CDS encoding ABC transporter ATP-binding protein: MTGTFAIDIRALVKTFGPTRALDGLDLQVREGEVHGFLGPNGAGKTTTIRTLLGLLRATSGHVSLFGGDPWRDATALHRRLAYVPGDVTLWPNLTGGEVIDLLGRLRGGHDAARRDELVERFELDLGKRCRTYSKGNRQKVALVAALASDAELLILDEPTSGLDPLMEATFAEEIARERGRGRTVLLSSHILSEVEALCDRVSIVRAGRTVESAPLAELRAMRRTIVTAELAAPAPRLAEVPGVHDLEVDHAQRVTCRVDAEHLDGLLRVLVASGVRSLTCRPPSLEELFLAHYREDAR, from the coding sequence ATGACCGGCACCTTCGCCATCGACATCAGAGCCCTGGTCAAGACGTTCGGGCCCACCCGGGCGCTGGACGGGCTGGACCTCCAGGTGCGCGAGGGTGAGGTGCACGGGTTCCTCGGCCCCAACGGCGCGGGCAAGACCACGACCATCCGGACGCTGCTCGGGCTGTTGCGCGCCACGTCGGGGCACGTTTCGCTGTTCGGCGGCGACCCGTGGCGCGACGCGACCGCGCTGCACCGCAGGCTCGCCTACGTCCCCGGTGATGTCACGCTCTGGCCCAACCTCACCGGTGGCGAGGTGATCGACCTGCTCGGCCGCCTGCGCGGCGGCCACGACGCGGCTCGGCGCGACGAGCTGGTCGAGCGCTTCGAGCTGGACCTCGGAAAGCGGTGCCGCACCTACTCGAAGGGCAACCGGCAGAAGGTGGCGCTCGTGGCCGCCCTCGCCTCGGACGCCGAGCTGTTGATCCTCGACGAGCCCACCTCGGGCCTGGACCCGTTGATGGAAGCGACCTTCGCCGAGGAGATCGCACGCGAGCGCGGCCGAGGGCGCACGGTGCTGCTGTCGAGCCACATCCTGTCCGAGGTCGAAGCGCTCTGCGACCGGGTCAGCATCGTCCGGGCGGGGCGCACGGTGGAGTCGGCGCCGCTCGCCGAGCTTCGCGCGATGCGCCGCACGATCGTGACCGCGGAGCTGGCCGCGCCCGCCCCGCGGCTGGCCGAGGTGCCCGGCGTGCACGACCTGGAGGTCGATCATGCGCAGCGGGTGACCTGCCGAGTCGACGCGGAACACCTCGACGGCCTGCTGCGGGTGCTCGTCGCGTCCGGTGTGCGCAGCCTGACCTGCCGGCCACCCTCGCTGGAGGAGCTGTTCCTCGCGCACTACCGGGAGGACGCGCGATGA
- a CDS encoding ABC transporter permease: MSAELAGTGALVRFVLRRDRFVLAGWVLFMAVLAVGLASGGSAAYPTEAERIAVAESIAANPALLMLRGPVFAPTPGGLAAQGFLSSGVLVSGVVSLLLLIRHTRVEEQTGRRELLGSTVVGRQAPLTAALIVVVAGNLAVAVVSALGLIAIGLPVTGSVAFGLALGAGGIVFAGVGAVAAQLTEGSGGAGTIAVAVLAVCFVVAGVGEVTRSAAVWFSPFGWVRHTRSFAGEQWWVFALFALLATVLVVAAFTLSARRDIGAGLVPARRGPVVGGRFLRSTFALAWRLHRGSVLGWTVGFTFLGTVLGAALRSIGVLFDTPAYRELAASLGGGDAADVFFRLVLYVLAQTATASAVIATLRMRTEETAGLADVLLSGPVNRIRWALGHLVIAVLGTALVLTGLGLGAGLGDPDVLGMTLMYLPACLVFVGLATALTGWAPRVAVPVTWAVLLLVILVDFLGEFRLVDVSVLTFLSPFVAVAGSGAGVVLVGIAGVLVVGGLVGLRRRDVAC; encoded by the coding sequence ATGAGCGCCGAGTTGGCGGGCACCGGGGCGCTCGTCCGGTTCGTGCTGCGGCGGGACCGGTTCGTGCTCGCCGGGTGGGTCCTGTTCATGGCGGTGCTCGCGGTCGGGCTCGCATCCGGCGGGAGCGCCGCCTACCCGACCGAAGCCGAACGCATCGCGGTGGCCGAGAGCATCGCCGCGAACCCGGCGCTGCTCATGTTGCGCGGTCCCGTGTTCGCACCGACGCCGGGAGGGCTTGCCGCACAAGGCTTTCTGTCCAGCGGTGTGCTGGTGAGCGGCGTGGTGAGCCTGCTGTTGCTCATCCGGCACACGAGGGTTGAAGAGCAGACCGGGCGCAGGGAGCTGCTCGGGTCCACTGTGGTCGGTCGGCAGGCTCCGTTGACCGCCGCGCTGATCGTCGTCGTCGCCGGGAACCTCGCTGTCGCAGTGGTGAGTGCGTTGGGGCTGATCGCGATCGGGCTGCCGGTGACCGGCTCCGTGGCGTTCGGCCTGGCGCTCGGCGCGGGCGGGATCGTGTTCGCCGGAGTCGGCGCGGTCGCCGCACAGCTGACCGAGGGCTCGGGCGGAGCGGGCACCATCGCGGTGGCCGTGCTCGCCGTGTGCTTCGTCGTCGCCGGGGTTGGCGAGGTGACCCGGTCCGCAGCCGTGTGGTTCTCGCCGTTCGGATGGGTCCGGCACACGCGGTCCTTCGCCGGTGAGCAGTGGTGGGTGTTCGCCCTTTTCGCCTTGTTGGCAACGGTTCTCGTGGTCGCGGCGTTCACGTTGTCGGCACGCCGGGACATCGGCGCGGGTCTGGTACCCGCCCGCCGCGGTCCGGTGGTCGGCGGACGCTTCCTGCGCAGCACGTTCGCGCTGGCATGGCGTCTGCATCGCGGTTCCGTGCTCGGGTGGACCGTCGGCTTCACCTTCCTCGGCACGGTGCTCGGGGCGGCGTTGAGGTCGATCGGTGTCCTCTTCGACACCCCGGCCTACCGCGAGTTGGCGGCGTCGTTGGGCGGCGGTGATGCGGCCGATGTGTTCTTCCGCCTGGTGCTCTACGTGCTGGCGCAGACCGCGACGGCCTCCGCGGTCATCGCGACGCTGCGAATGCGCACGGAGGAGACCGCGGGGCTCGCCGACGTCCTGCTCAGTGGGCCGGTGAATCGGATTCGATGGGCACTCGGCCACCTGGTGATCGCTGTCCTCGGGACGGCTTTGGTGCTGACGGGGCTCGGTTTGGGTGCGGGCCTCGGAGATCCGGATGTCCTCGGGATGACGCTGATGTACCTGCCCGCGTGCCTGGTTTTTGTGGGATTGGCAACGGCATTGACCGGGTGGGCTCCTCGGGTCGCTGTCCCGGTTACGTGGGCGGTGCTGCTGTTGGTGATTCTCGTGGACTTCCTCGGGGAGTTCCGGTTGGTGGATGTTTCGGTGCTGACGTTTCTTTCGCCGTTTGTGGCTGTGGCGGGGTCGGGGGCTGGCGTGGTGCTTGTGGGGATCGCCGGGGTTTTGGTGGTCGGCGGCTTGGTGGGGTTGCGGCGGCGGGATGTGGCTTGCTAG